The Metabacillus schmidteae nucleotide sequence CCCTTGAGTTTGATGATATGCATTTTACTGGTGAAGGACCAACAAAATTGACCATTTACGGTCGATCCCATCATGATAAAAATACAATTCAAATTTCTTTTGCTGGTGAAGAAGGGGAAACGAAACAAATCATCGAATTTACAAAATCTGAAAAGTTTGAACAAAGAGTCTTCGATTTAGAAAAGATCTCAGGTAAACTAAAAGTGACATTTATATTTTTGCCGGGATGTCATTTTGATTTTGGGTGGTTCCGTTTTGATTCATAAATAATGTGTTTTTATAAAGTTGATAATCCATAGCGGTTGTCAACTTTTTTTATTTGTAATAAGCCTCATTCACATCAGCCTTCTTAATAGACTTTAGGAGAAAAGTCCAATTTTGGGATAACATACAAAATTCATGGTTATTCTTATAGAAAATTGATATAGTAGTTTAAGTGGAAATGAATTTACAATGAATAGTAAGTGAAGGTCGGATGCAATATGGTATTAAAATCATCAATTTTAGAAAGAGTGTTTTTTCAATCCAGGATTCCGCAAATGATTTTTGAATATAATTTCAAAAATAATATAGCAAATGATGCATTTTTTCAATTTATTGGATACTCAAAAGATGAATGGGATGAATTAACATTAAAGGAGATATCACATCCTGAAGATCATCAACTTGATATGCAATTGTATCATGAAGTTTTTACTGGAAAACGTCCTTCCTATCAAATGGAAAAACGGTATTTCCATAAGTCAGGAGAAATTATTTGGGGCTCCTTAAACGTTACGGCTATTGAAGACCCACACTCTCCTAAAAAATATTTTTTAGCTCAAATATACGATATAACTGAACAAAAAAATTTGGAAAGAGTTTTAACTGATAGTGAACAGAAATACAGGTTATTGGCGGATAACTCATCAGATATTATTAATTTGTATTTGCCAGATGGAAAATTCATGTATTGTTCACCGTCAATTACTCAGATACTCGGTTATGATACAGATGAATTAATCGGAGACGTACCGTATCAATATATTCATCCTGATGACATTTCCTATGTCCATAAGAAGCATCTATCCCTATTGGAAAATCGTCATCCTATTCTTATTACTTATCGGTTTAAACATAAGAATGATACATATATATGGGTTGAATCAAGTATTCAATCAATAGCTGATGAAAGTACAGGCAGAATAACCGGCTTATTATCTATTTCCCGTGATATAACTAGTCGATTAGAAAAAGACAAGCTGCTGAAAAAATCGGAAAAATTGGCTGTGATAGGCCAGCTTGCAGCAGCTGTGGCACATGAAATTCGTAACCCATTAACATCGATAAAAGGCTTTATCCAATTATTTTCCCAAACAAAGGAATGTAATGAGGAGTATATGAAAATTGTTCAAGATGAGTTGAATCGAGTAGAGGAAATTATTTCAGAATTTCTAACGATGGCTAGACCTCAGCAAGAAAAAAACGAAGAACTAGATTTGGATGAATTAATCAAACAAGTCATCACTCTTTTAAATACACAAGCTATTTTGGAAAATAAAGAGATTAAATACAAAAATGCGGTGGTAAATCCAATTTTAAAAGGGGACAAAAGTCAGCTGAAACACGTCTTTTATCAAATTATTCAAAATGGTTTAGATGCTTTGGAAGAAAAAGGAACAGTCTATGTTGATATGTCTGCTGACGATGATCTCCTAAAGGTGAAAATAACCGATAATGGACGAGGAATTTCGAATGAACGCCTTAAAAATATTGGTGAACCTTATTATTCAACAAAGGAAAAAGGAACAGGTCTGGGCTTGATGACAAGCTTTCAAATTATTGAAAATCATCACGGGAAAATAGAAATTGATTCAATTGTTGGTCAAGGGACGAGCGTATCTGTTACACTACCAATGTAATTAAGTAAAACAGAGGTGATAATAGACATGTATTACGTCGTTTTGGACCAGGGATGTTCTGAATGTGGAGAAAGCTCAAATATTCTCGGAATCTTTACGTCTATAGATAAAGCTAAAAAAGTAAGAGATGAATATAAAATAGTGAATAACCTTGATGAATATTCAGATCATGAATTTTTTATTTACAAAATAGATGCCTTAGATAAAGTGTATCAAAATAGCTATGAACATTTAATTGAAGAATGAAACAAATGTCCCTTCTTCACATATATTGATTGAAAAAGGGGAATTTCCTTATGACGAAATATTATTGCTCAAAATGCATGTTATTGTATGAAGAGGAGCAACCTTGTATAAAGTGTGGAAATTCGGATCTTAAACATATATCAATTAGTGTCCAAAATCAGAAAGATAGGCAAGTTGAGGAAAATGGGACATGAACGAATAAGATAAGAGGCTCTCCTTTTAACTGGAGAGTCTTTTCACTTCTATTCAGAATTCGGTTTAACTATTTGAAAAACTAAAACCTAATAGGGTGTGGTGATAAAAAACTTTTCACAAATGGAAACGATTACGTTTTCATCATTGAATGATAATTTTTGAAGAAGTTTGAGTTGATGGAGAGATTTTTGATATTTTGATTTCTAAAATACCATTGGTGAAGGAGGCAGCTATTTTCTTCTTTTCAATTGGAAAGGGAAGGACAACCTTTCTTTTTCGTTCATGTTTTCCATGATTAGTTTCTAAAACGGTGATATGGAGACAATCCTGCTTTACAACTATGTTGATCATTTCTTTTTCTATTTCTTCCCCAAGCTCAGCTTCGACAATAAACTCTTCCCCAGTTTCAAATAAATCAAGACGAAATGTTTGCTCGTCTAGTAAACTGGTAAATGGATCTGTAAAAAACTGTGTCATCCATTCCTCAATTCCTTTAATGTCCATTGGATTCGAACATTTTTTTTTGCTCATTTCAATTGACCTCCACAGACTTCTTATAATAAAACTAGATCCCTTTAACATTTAATTTATTCAAAAAATTTATTGTTTGTGAAGATAATAATGTCAATTGAAGAGAAATTGATTTGAATTTGGACATATTTAAAATCAAGAAAAGAGAATGGAGATTCACCATTCTCTTCCTTCTTTACATATCATGACCTTTATTGTTCTTTTGACGAGTATGATTAGCGTTTTTTACTTTTTTTGAGCCATCCAATGGTTCTGGTTGGCCAGGATTGTTTCCTTTAGGTGCATTTTTACGCATATCTTTACTTGTATTTTTGTTCGTCATCTTCATCCCTCCTACATAATAGGATGAGTCAAAAATGAAAAAACATGCGATGTGAAGCATGAATAAAAATGATCATAATAACCAATCCTATATATGGCTTTATATAGTAGAAGAAAGGAAAGTGAAGAATATGCCATATAATAAAAATAACCAGCAATCATTCCAAGCAGCGCAACAAGGTGCAACAGATGCCTTTGATGCTTTTGATAATATTGTAAAAGACAGTGCAGATTATGGGCATCAACTAAAACACCTGGCAGAAGAAGTAAATGAAGCATATCAGCAAATTAATAATGCACTGGAAAATGCTTCTGAAACACAAAGAAAACGATTAGAACAATACCAGCGTGACCTTGAACAAATTGTTCGAGATGTAAATCAATCGGAATGATTTGAAAAGCGTTAGTACCTCGAAGGCACTCCGACAAGTATAAGACGCTCCGGATAACAGATGTTCTTGTCCTCAATTCCTGTGTGGTAGTCATTAGAGGAGTTTGGTGCTTTATACTTTCAGCTTGTACAAAGGAAAACGACGGAGTTCCGTCGTTTTTTGTCGTTATAAAAAATTATTATTGATTTTTTTTGCGTTTTTTATTGTTCTGCCTTTGAGCAGCTGTTAGCGGCTCATTTTGTAATTCTTCATTATAGCCTGTACCGATACCTTGTGCACTTGCATCATTCATACCCATTCTCACGTGGTTTGCTTTACGTTTAGCCATTCCTGCATTCACCTCCCACTTTCAAAATTAGCTTGTCTCAATTCACGGGAAACATTCAAAAAGGGCAGTTTGTAAAAAATTTTGAAAAAAGTGAAAAGTTTTTCCTCCATTTTACTTAAAAATTTGGTATAGTAGAAAAGCAATACTA carries:
- a CDS encoding PAS domain S-box protein — translated: MVLKSSILERVFFQSRIPQMIFEYNFKNNIANDAFFQFIGYSKDEWDELTLKEISHPEDHQLDMQLYHEVFTGKRPSYQMEKRYFHKSGEIIWGSLNVTAIEDPHSPKKYFLAQIYDITEQKNLERVLTDSEQKYRLLADNSSDIINLYLPDGKFMYCSPSITQILGYDTDELIGDVPYQYIHPDDISYVHKKHLSLLENRHPILITYRFKHKNDTYIWVESSIQSIADESTGRITGLLSISRDITSRLEKDKLLKKSEKLAVIGQLAAAVAHEIRNPLTSIKGFIQLFSQTKECNEEYMKIVQDELNRVEEIISEFLTMARPQQEKNEELDLDELIKQVITLLNTQAILENKEIKYKNAVVNPILKGDKSQLKHVFYQIIQNGLDALEEKGTVYVDMSADDDLLKVKITDNGRGISNERLKNIGEPYYSTKEKGTGLGLMTSFQIIENHHGKIEIDSIVGQGTSVSVTLPM
- a CDS encoding Hsp20/alpha crystallin family protein, with product MSKKKCSNPMDIKGIEEWMTQFFTDPFTSLLDEQTFRLDLFETGEEFIVEAELGEEIEKEMINIVVKQDCLHITVLETNHGKHERKRKVVLPFPIEKKKIAASFTNGILEIKISKISPSTQTSSKIIIQ
- a CDS encoding small acid-soluble spore protein P, translating into MTNKNTSKDMRKNAPKGNNPGQPEPLDGSKKVKNANHTRQKNNKGHDM
- the sspO gene encoding small acid-soluble spore protein O, which encodes MAKRKANHVRMGMNDASAQGIGTGYNEELQNEPLTAAQRQNNKKRKKNQ